CTCCGGGCCTGGGCTCGCGCATCGAGGCAAATTCATTCACCAAGCAGTTCAGGGGCAAGACCCCTGACAAGGCCCGGCTCAAGAAAGACGGCGGAGATGTCGACGCCATTTCCGGGGCCACCTTTTCTTCCGTGGCCGCGGCCGACGCCGTGAAACAGGCCGCCGAATGGTATGCGGCTCTCAAGGGTACCATCAAGCAGACGTGGTAGAGAGGAGGAAATGATGAAGCCGAAAGTCATTGCCGAAGGAGTCAAATGGGTTGGTGTCGTGGACTGGAACCGGCGCATGTTCGACTCGCTGATACCGCTGCCGGATGGCACGAGCTACAATGCCTACCTCGTTCAGGGAACGGAAAAGACGGCGCTTATCGATGCGGTCGATCCGGCCATGCTCGGCATTTTGAAAGAGCATCTGAAAGATGTGGACAGAATCGACTATATCGTTGCCCAGCACGCCGAGCAGGATCATGCGGGCTCCATTCCTTTTGTTATGGAGATGTATCCTGAGGCCGTTGTCGTCTGCACTCCCAAGGCGAAAAGTCTGCTGATCGATCATCTCGCCATTTCAGAGGAACGCATAAGAACCGTCGGGGACAATGAGGAAATTCTGCTCGGCGGCAAGACGCTGCGCTTCATCCATACACCCTGGGTGCACTGGCCCGAAACCATGGTCACGCATCTTCCGGAAGATGGGATCCTGTTCACATGCGATTTTCTCGGCTCGCACATGGCGGCGTCGGACCTTTACTCCGGAAAGAAATCGTGCATTCTTGAAGCGGCGAAGCGTTATTATGCCGAAATCATGATGCCTTTCCGCAAAATGATACAAACGAACCTGAAAAAGATACGCGAACTGGACTTCAGGGTCATCGCGCCCAGTCACGGACCGCTCCACGATTATCCTGAATATATTCTGGCCGCTTATGAAGACTGGATTTCGGACGACGTATCGAACTCGGTCGTCATCCCGTACATATCCATGCACGGCAGCACGGAGATGATGGTCGATCATCTTGTCGCCTCATTGTCCGAAAAGGGCGTTACAGTGCATAAATTCGAGCTGTCCATGACTGATATCGGCAAACTGGCCATAGCTCTTGTGGACGCCGCGACTATAGTAATCGGTACACCTACAGTTCATATTGGTCCGCACCCGAATGTATTTTCAGTAACCTATCTGGCGAATATATTGCGCCCGAAGGCGAAATACGCAGCGATCATAGGTTCTTATGGATGGGGTACGAAGGTTGTGGAGCAGATTTCCGGATTGATTCCGAATCTGAAAGTGGAAGTCCTTGGCACAGTGTTGTGCAAGGGAGCGCCCAAAGAGGCCGCCTTTGCCGAACTGGACGCCCTTGCAAATACAATTGCCGAGAAGCATTCCGCGATCCGGCAGGCATGAAACGCCGTCCGCGGCAGGCAATGAGCAGCCGCCGCTGAACCGAGAAGGCAGGAGAACCGTATGGC
Above is a window of Desulfomicrobium orale DSM 12838 DNA encoding:
- a CDS encoding FprA family A-type flavoprotein; amino-acid sequence: MMKPKVIAEGVKWVGVVDWNRRMFDSLIPLPDGTSYNAYLVQGTEKTALIDAVDPAMLGILKEHLKDVDRIDYIVAQHAEQDHAGSIPFVMEMYPEAVVVCTPKAKSLLIDHLAISEERIRTVGDNEEILLGGKTLRFIHTPWVHWPETMVTHLPEDGILFTCDFLGSHMAASDLYSGKKSCILEAAKRYYAEIMMPFRKMIQTNLKKIRELDFRVIAPSHGPLHDYPEYILAAYEDWISDDVSNSVVIPYISMHGSTEMMVDHLVASLSEKGVTVHKFELSMTDIGKLAIALVDAATIVIGTPTVHIGPHPNVFSVTYLANILRPKAKYAAIIGSYGWGTKVVEQISGLIPNLKVEVLGTVLCKGAPKEAAFAELDALANTIAEKHSAIRQA